From Syntrophorhabdaceae bacterium:
GAACCCGGTCCTATGTAGGGTCCAAAAAACAGTTGATTAAATTTTTTCGTCGGCTGCTGATTCGTCCGATAGCCCATATTTGACTTGGAGATCCTCAGATTACCGTCCACCCAGATCTGCAGGATACCGTCAGCCTGCGCGGCACCGCCCGAGATGGTATTCATCTTCAGATAGAACTCAAGCTTATGCCAGGCATTCTTACTCAGCGGGGTAGTATCTTTCCAATTCCTCCCGTTGAACCAGCTACCGCTCTGGTAGCATGATTCGGAAGTACCGGGATCGCCGAGTTCTCCATTACAGCCTGCGAGAGCTCTGCTCTCCGTGATGCCTGCGAGATTTATGGGAGGGGTGCCCCGGGATGAGTTAATCAGGACGCTGTCCTGGGTCCCGAACATTACGGTCGGAGGGTTGCCGTTAATTTCGAAGTAGGTGTCGAGATTTGCATAAGCAGGCGACTGGTACGCATCATCCTTATCACTCATGATCTGGACCATGTGAGGATGATAGGCGACGCCACTCCCCTGCCAGTTGGAATCGACCTTCACATAATATCTGAGAAATACCTCTTCAGTCGGCGTGAACAGCTTGCGTACACCGCCTCCATTGGTTGGTGTGGTTGCCCCTTGAGCCCAGGACCATTTAAGGCAATTTTTCGACTGACAGCCGGCTGTCTCCAGGAGGCCGTGAGACGTATTATCATACCATGAGCGGGAAGCCCAATTGAGGTCCTCAAAACTCTCAGTAAAGACAGCACTCGGAGTCGGAGTCGGAGTCGGAGTCGGAGTCGGGGTGGGGGTCGGAGTCGGGGTGGGGGTCGTACCGCCGCCGACAGGACCTATATAGCCCGTGTTGCTGATTGCGAGGTCATCATAATCTACAGCCTTGCAGGTACTGCTGGGTGTAGCAGAATTTGACCCGAATAGCACGAGTCCCCAGTTATAGGGAAATGTCGTACCCGTGTTCGCATTAATGATCTGGCGTTCGTCAATCCACATCTGAATGAGGCCCGCCTTGGTGACATGCAGCTCGTAAAGGTGCCAGTTACCGTCTCCGATATAGCTCCACCCTGAATGGGCAGGATCGTTCGACACCACGGCATTCGTTGTTGATCCTGCGGCATAGAAGACCCTGTATGTATCGAAATAGGGCTCGGGAATGATACCCTGATTTGTCTTCCCGTTCGTATAGTCGACCAGATATAGGTCTTTATGATGATCCAGAGTAGACCAGGTGAAGCCGGTCTGATATCTCTGGTACCATCTGATCCAGACGGATGGCTGGCTCCCGAAATTAATGTCGAATCCGGTTGTGCCTACGTTGTCTCCCGGCCCGACCAGCTGTCGAATGCCGTTTCCCGCGCTGCCGGACCGGTTAGCTGCCGGCACTATCTGCGAATAAGTCCCGCAGGCGCTGCCTGATGACTCAAGCTGAAATTCTGAACAGCCCGCAGGCGGTGTCACATTGTAAGAGCCGTCATAGGTCCAGGGAGCACAATTAAGACTCGATGACCAGGGGAGATTTACGGTGGCTGCAAAGCTACCGGTAATAACGGTTACACTGAGAAGGATGCCCCACGCAACTGATGCGAATAACTTCATCTCATCCTCCTGCGGTGCGACATGGCCAATACTACAATAAAACTAAGTTTCCGCATTCCTGTCTTACCTCCAATTCTGATATTTTTCGCACATCCCGCGCTTGAGAGCCCGGTCCGCACGTTACCCGCGGCCAAAGTAAAGAGTGCCGATATTCAACATACAGTAATCGGCATCCTTCCCTCCCGAACGGGCCGCTGTTGTACCAGAACAGAGAGCAAGTGCCATGCCATAGTACTATAATTTAAAGACGTGCCATCGCTTTCGCTCCTATCACCCCTGTGAGAAAGGGTTTTTGATAATCTGACACCTCGGCGCCGATTTTCTCCCGGAACGGTGAGCCTTCCCCGGGTGGATGGTTTTAGCATACGACAGGTGGAAATGAGTGACTGGTTTTCTCATACACTTGAATTCCGGAAACAGGCCTGTCTCATGGAGATGCCATTTAATGATATCGATTTGAAAAGGTCTTCATAGCGGGAAATCCATCGGCGAAGTCCATGGATTTCGGAAACATGGGTGAATGCCCTTTCCCTGAGCCTCACGCGCAGCTCCCGGTCATCGATCATGAGCTGGAGCGCCTGCGACAATGCCCGGTCATCGTTTGACGGGAAAAGTAATCCCGTTTTCCCGGAGGCGACGGCTTCCCTGTTTCCCCGTACATCGCTCGCCACCACGGCCACTTTCGCAGCCATGGCTTCCAAAATACTGACCGGAAGTCCTTCGCTAAAGGATGGAAGACAGAAAAGGTCAAGGCTTTTCAGGATATCTTTCGTGTCTTCACGGTATCCCGTCATAATGACCGGTCCGTCCAGCCCCAGGTCGTGCACCAGGCGCCGTACCTCGCCCTCCGAGTTTTCGGAGTCTTCAGGAAACCCTCTCCCCACCATGACCAGACGGGTGTCGGGATACCTTCCGTTCAAATCGTGAAAAGCCCGGACAAGACAGGTGTGGTTTTTCACGTATCTAAAGTTTGCCACTATGCCTATGACGAATTGCTCCGGCCGAAGCCCCAAACCAGCCCTGCACCGTGCCGAATCGCCATCTGATGCAAATTCTGAAACGTCCAGACCGTTGGGAATGGCGATGATTTTCTTTGCATGGGAGGGAAATTTCTGTCTCATCACATCACTTATCTCCTGCGAGACCCCCACCACCGCGTCCGTGCCACGCATAAATGATTTGCAGATGGTCCTATGTATTCCGGAGATACTCTCAACCTCCGGCACGGAATGCTCCGTATATACCAATCCCCTCTTTGCCAGAATCTTCCCGGCCAGATAACTGTAAAAATAGCACATGTAATGATGAGCGTTGACCACATCGATCTTTCTCGTGCGAATTACATGGGATAGTTGAAGGACTGCCCCGGCATCAATACCGTCTCCTTTCTTAATGTGAATCGTTTCATCACAGGCTTCATCAAACGCCCTGCCCAGCGTCCCGGGGATGAAATAAGCAAGATGTACTTTAAATCTTGAATGATCGATGTGGCGGGCGAGGTCCAGTACCACCCTTTCAGACCCGCCGAGATTGGTCTGTATCACCACGTAAAGAAGGTTGATCTTTTCCTGGCCTTTCATTCCGCTCGTATCGAGGCCGCTGTATTCCTCAGCAGTCCATCTATTTCAGGGGCTCCATGCCTTCTGTCCGGCTTACTCAAAACAAAATAAAGGCCCTCACCGAAATAGCGTGACCACCATGAGTTTTCACTCAGACGGTTCTCGGCCCATGCGCCCGCAAAAGGTATCATGCCCAATATGTCCAGCCCGGCTTTTCTGAACAATGATGCAGCTTCGGGAAAAGAAAAATAGTGCCAGAGAACGTACCCTCCCGCCTCCCAGCATACTCTGTTTCCCGGGCCGTGGGCATTGAGTCTGAGTAGCCGCATCAGCCACAGGGCCGTCCATTTCGCCCATGACGATCCGAAGGCTCCCGGCCAGAGACGATTCCACACAGAGATAAAGGCAATGCCCTTCGGCTTCAGAACCCTCATTACTTCCTGCACACACCTTTCCCTGTCTTTCGGTCGCGTCAACGCCCCTATAGATGTATAGGTGATAAAGACATAATCCATCGACCCGTCGGCCAATCCGAGCGCCCGCATGTCGCATTGAAAGAAAGAGCATCTCGCGTCACTTTCAAGGGCGGCGACAAGCGCTTCTTTCACCTGGTTGAAAGAAATGTCGAGTCCCACCACCTGAAAGCCGGATTGCCGGCCAAGAGGAACAGACATCCTCCCGGCAGCGCATCCAATATCAAGAAGTCTTCCGGGAGCCCGGACATAGGTATTACACAGGTGTTCCTCCACCGGCCACAGGAATCGGTTTGAATACCGCTTTACCGTCTCCGGATTGTCATATACGTGTCTCGCCTCGCCCGGTATGCTTCGATAGGTCCTTTGTGTCGCCATCTCTGCCCCTCTCCTTTTCTGAGATCAATGGTCGCCGGTCCGCCTGTATATCCGGCGTGGGGTGAATCAAGAACGAAGCGGTACAAAATATCCTCCATAAGGTCTTGAAGTCCTCATAAGGACCTTCAGGATTTCCCAGCAATCTCTCCACGTACGATCTGTCAAAGATCCCCATCCGGGCAATCTTCTGATCCAGAATGACATCTTT
This genomic window contains:
- a CDS encoding glycosyltransferase is translated as MKGQEKINLLYVVIQTNLGGSERVVLDLARHIDHSRFKVHLAYFIPGTLGRAFDEACDETIHIKKGDGIDAGAVLQLSHVIRTRKIDVVNAHHYMCYFYSYLAGKILAKRGLVYTEHSVPEVESISGIHRTICKSFMRGTDAVVGVSQEISDVMRQKFPSHAKKIIAIPNGLDVSEFASDGDSARCRAGLGLRPEQFVIGIVANFRYVKNHTCLVRAFHDLNGRYPDTRLVMVGRGFPEDSENSEGEVRRLVHDLGLDGPVIMTGYREDTKDILKSLDLFCLPSFSEGLPVSILEAMAAKVAVVASDVRGNREAVASGKTGLLFPSNDDRALSQALQLMIDDRELRVRLRERAFTHVSEIHGLRRWISRYEDLFKSISLNGISMRQACFRNSSV
- a CDS encoding methyltransferase domain-containing protein, with translation MATQRTYRSIPGEARHVYDNPETVKRYSNRFLWPVEEHLCNTYVRAPGRLLDIGCAAGRMSVPLGRQSGFQVVGLDISFNQVKEALVAALESDARCSFFQCDMRALGLADGSMDYVFITYTSIGALTRPKDRERCVQEVMRVLKPKGIAFISVWNRLWPGAFGSSWAKWTALWLMRLLRLNAHGPGNRVCWEAGGYVLWHYFSFPEAASLFRKAGLDILGMIPFAGAWAENRLSENSWWSRYFGEGLYFVLSKPDRRHGAPEIDGLLRNTAASIRAE